A window of Syngnathus typhle isolate RoL2023-S1 ecotype Sweden linkage group LG9, RoL_Styp_1.0, whole genome shotgun sequence genomic DNA:
GAAGCAAAAGTGCACAGTGTGTTCAAGTAGAGTTGGAGAAGAGGCCAGAATTTGACTTGTGCTAACATATAGCGGGCGGGTTCCTTCAAGGGGGCTGGAGTCCACCTAACAAGTTCCAGCGGTGCACGCGCAGACTCCCAAGCGGCCGAGGACACAATCTCATCCGTACTGAACAACTAAGCGGCTACTCGACATGTGACTGACAATGACTTGAAGTGAGGTTCAAAAGGGACAGTAGAGAGCCCCGCCTAACTTCATCTTTTGGCACGTCGCGGGTCCCTGCCGTTGCTAATGCTGACCGACAACTTAGCGGACGGGGGTCCGACCGCAGAAGACTGAGCCGCTCCGTTCCCGGGCGACCGGCCGTTTGGCCGCCCGAACGCAGAGTCGCGGGCACCGCCCGCCGCaggaccgccgccgccgccgttgctGCCGCCGCCGTTGCTGTTTGCGGAAAAGGGCGGCACGGAGCCGTTACCTGTGCAATAAGAGACGGCATCTTTAGATGCAGATTTTTGTGCTGCTTTGCCAAGATGTTACAAGATGGAATCCAACAGTGTGCTCTTTTCACAAAAGCGTGCGCACgtgaataaaaaaacatctcATCACTTTGGTTGCTCAACGACTAACCTGGTGCAGTTGATGTACCTGAATTTTGATTGGGTGGAGAGTTTCCCCTGGGATTCTGGTCGGGTTTCCCCTGTCGGATAAAGAAATAGAGCAGGCTTCACATCATCTGCAACGTGGCCGCACGTCAACTCTATTTCGGCCAGCTGGGTCGCCGTCACGCACCGACTTGTTTTGCTGGTTTGTTTGAGCGAGCAGCTCCGGATTGGCCTCGCTGAAATTGGGCACTTCCGAATAGACCATGCAAAATCTGTGAAGGACAAGCAAAGACGCTTTAAAGGGCGCAAAGACGGTTTCGAAACGAGGCggtggagactttttttttttcttgtcgatTGTTTTCAACTTGTCACAAAGTGAGAAGAAAATGGTCGTGATATCCAAACGTTTCTTTTCCGTCTGGCCCTCACATGCCTTGCAGATAAGCCATGCCACTCACTCGCCAATCTTCTGCAGGTCGCCACCTCTCCCGGTGTAAAGTGTCAGGCAGCCTTTCCATATGGACGCATATCTGAAGACACAAGCCACGCACCCATTCAAAACCACTTTTGGACAACTCGGGCTCCTCGCTTACCCTCTGGTGAGTTTGATGATG
This region includes:
- the nabp1a gene encoding SOSS complex subunit B2 isoform X1, whose protein sequence is MAAASTEAVFLIKDVKPGSKNLNIVFIVLEIGRVTKTKDGHEVRSCKVADKSGSIAISVWDELGSLIQPGDIIKLTRGYASIWKGCLTLYTGRGGDLQKIGEFCMVYSEVPNFSEANPELLAQTNQQNKSGKPDQNPRGNSPPNQNSGTSTAPGNGSVPPFSANSNGGGSNGGGGGPAAGGARDSAFGRPNGRSPGNGAAQSSAVGPPSAKLSVSISNGRDPRRAKR
- the nabp1a gene encoding SOSS complex subunit B2 isoform X2, whose amino-acid sequence is MAAASTEAVFLIKDVKPGSKNLNIVFIVLEIGRVTKTKDGHEVRSCKVADKSGSIAISVWDELGSLIQPGDIIKLTRGYASIWKGCLTLYTGRGGDLQKIGEFCMVYSEVPNFSEANPELLAQTNQQNKSGKPDQNPRGNSPPNQNSGNGSVPPFSANSNGGGSNGGGGGPAAGGARDSAFGRPNGRSPGNGAAQSSAVGPPSAKLSVSISNGRDPRRAKR
- the nabp1a gene encoding SOSS complex subunit B2 isoform X3, whose translation is MCGTKGPCLLSTLRRRVTKTKDGHEVRSCKVADKSGSIAISVWDELGSLIQPGDIIKLTRGYASIWKGCLTLYTGRGGDLQKIGEFCMVYSEVPNFSEANPELLAQTNQQNKSGKPDQNPRGNSPPNQNSGTSTAPGNGSVPPFSANSNGGGSNGGGGGPAAGGARDSAFGRPNGRSPGNGAAQSSAVGPPSAKLSVSISNGRDPRRAKR